The following proteins are encoded in a genomic region of Glycine max cultivar Williams 82 chromosome 18, Glycine_max_v4.0, whole genome shotgun sequence:
- the LOC100792633 gene encoding pentatricopeptide repeat-containing protein At2g30100, chloroplastic, translated as MASAHGLAPIFKLGFVFSSVSPSQRKRHPLMFPASHCGFSLKFYGGLSARSCKFKNPSFVSAKHGSLRGFRALKSVEMDQYVTSNDEMSDGFFEAIEELERMTREPSDVLEEMNDRLSARELQLVLVYFSQDGRDSWCALEVFDWLRKENRVDKETMELMVAIMCGWVKKLIQQQHGVGDVVDLLVDMDCVGLRPGFSMIEKVISLYWEMGEKEGAVLFVEEVLRRGIPYVEEDEEGHKGGPTGYLAWKMMAEGDYRNAVRLVIRFRESGLKPEIYSYLVAMTAVVKELNEFAKALRKLKGFTRAGLVAELDLEDVELTEKYQSDTLADGVRLSNWVIQDGSPSLHGIVHERLLAMYICAGHGIEAERQLWEMKLVGKEADGDLYDIVLAICASQKESNATARLLTRLEVVSSPQKKKSLSWLLRGYIKGGHFNEAAETIMKMLELGFYPEYLDRAAVLQGLRKRIQQYGNLDTYVRLCKSLSDANLIGPCLVHLYIRKYKLWVVKML; from the exons atGGCCAGTGCACACGGTCTTGCTCCAATTTTCAAATTgggttttgtgttttcttctgtTTCACCATCACAAAGGAAGAGGCACCCTTTGATGTTTCCTGCATCACACTGTGGATTTTCCCTCAAATTCTATGGTGGGCTATCTGCCAGATCCTGCAAGTTCAAAAACCCTTCCTTTGTCAGTGCAAAACACGGTTCATTAAGGGGTTTTAGGGCTCTGAAATCCGTTGAAATGGACCAATATGTGACCAGTAACGATGAAATGAGTGATGGATTCTTTGAGGCAATTGAGGAGCTTGAGAGGATGACAAGGGAGCCCTCTGATGTTCTTGAGGAGATGAATGACCGTTTGTCTGCAAGGGAACTGCAGCTTGTGTTGGTGTATTTCTCCCAGGATGGAAGGGACTCATGGTGTGCTTTGGAGGTGTTTGATTGGCTGAGGAAGGAGAATAGGGTTGACAAGGAGACCATGGAGCTCATGGTTGCCATCATGTGTGGTTGGGTGAAGAAGTTGATTCAGCAGCAGCATGGCGTGGGTGATGTGGTTGACTTGCTCGTGGACATGGATTGCGTGGGGTTGAGACCGGGTTTTAGCATGATTGAGAAGGTGATTTCCTTGTACTGGGAAATGGGGGAGAAGGAAGGGGCTGTCTTGTTTGTGGAAGAGGTTTTGAGGCGCGGAATCCCTTATGTTGAGGAGGACGAAGAAGGGCATAAAGGAGGGCCAACTGGGTATCTTGCTTGGAAGATGATG GCTGAGGGTGACTATAGGAATGCAGTTAGATTAGTAATTCGTTTTAGAGAATCTGGCTTGAAGCCAGAGATCTACAGTTACCTTGTTGCAATGACTGCTGTGGTTAAGGAACTGAATGAATTTGCCAAAGCTCTACGCAAGTTGAAAGGCTTTACAAGGGCTGGTTTGGTAGCTGAGTTAGATCTAGAAGATGTTGAACTTACTGAGAAGTATCAATCTGATACACTAGCCGACGGGGTGCGCTTGTCCAATTGGGTGATTCAAGATGGCAGCCCATCACTTCATGGAATCGTTCACGAGAGGCTCCTTGCTATGTATATTTGTGCCGGTCATGGAATTGAGGCTGAGAGGCAGTTGTGGGAGATGAAGCTTGTGGGTAAGGAGGCTGATGGAGATCTCTATGACATTGTCCTTGCCATTTGTGCATCACAAAAGGAGTCCAATGCCACGGCAAGGCTGCTGACCCGGTTGGAGGTAGTGAGCTCACCACAGAAGAAGAAAAGTTTGTCGTGGTTGTTAAGAGGCTACATCAAAGGCGGCCATTTTAACGAGGCGGCAGAGACTATCATGAAAATGCTTGAATTGGGATTCTATCCAGAGTACTTGGACAGGGCAGCTGTATTACAAGGTTTGAGGAAAAGAATCCAGCAATATGGCAATCTAGATACTTATGTCAGGCTCTGTAAGTCCCTCTCTGATGCAAATTTGATTGGACCTTGTCTTGTACATTTGTATATAAGGAAATATAAGCTTTGGGTTGTGAAAATGCTCTAA
- the LOC100793696 gene encoding probable phytol kinase 3, chloroplastic: MMFLSFNMISGGNTLQRFDPVACVSSVPLLLAPTTRPTFHFPSPFLSKPKPTYLFTSFSSSSSSSSSFFSSTTPPRSTMLHHDPLVSDVYATAISGVVALSFLRLFQETAKRDLFDQKLNRKLVHISIGLIFMLCWPLFSTETWASFFAALIPGINIFRMLVIGLGILKDEATVKSMSRFGDYRELLKGPLYYAATITLAAIIYWRTSPISIAAICNLCAGDGMADIVGRRLGGEKIPYNKNKSFAGSIAMATAGFLTSIGYMWYFSSFGFIEGSWKLVLGFLLVSIVTAFVESLPISTELDDNLTVPLTSILVGSIIL; this comes from the exons ATGATGTTCCTGAGTTTCAACATGATTAGCGGCGGCAACACACTCCAAAGGTTTGACCCTGTCGCTTGCGTTTCTTCTGTCCCTCTTCTCCTCGCACCCACCACACGACCTACTTTCCATTTTCCTTCCCCTTTTCTCTCCAAACCCAAACCCACTTACCTCttcacttctttttcttcttcttcttcttcttcttcttcctttttctcttccaCCACGCCACCGCGATCCACCATGCTGCACCACGACCCTCTTGTCTCTGACGTCTACGCCACCGCCATTTCCGGCGTCGTTGCCCTGTCCTTCCTCAGATTGTTCCAAGAAACTGCAAAACGAGACCTCTTCGACCAG aaattaaataggAAACTTGTACATATAAGTATTGGGCTGATATTCATGCTCTGCTGGCCGCTATTCAG TACTGAAACTTGGGCATCTTTCTTTGCTGCTCTCATTCCGGGAATCAATATATTTCGGATGCTTGTTATTGGACTTGGAATATTGAAAGATGAGGCCACAGTGAAATCAATGAGCAGATTTGGAGATTACAG GGAACTTCTTAAAGGACCACTGTATTATGCCGCAACTATTACTTTGGCAGCCATAATATACTGGAGAACTTCACCTATTTCCATTGCTGCAATATGTAATCTGTGTGCAGGAGATG GCATGGCTGACATTGTTGGAAGGCGACTTGGCGGTGAAAAGATACCTTACAACAAAAACAAGTCCTTCGCTGGTTCAATTGCAATGGCAACTGCTGGATTCTTAACTTCCATTGG GTATATGTGGTATTTTTCCTCATTTGGATTTATTGAGGGAAGCTGGAAATTGGTTCTAGGTTTTCTGTTAGTGTCTATTGTGACAGCATTTGTCGAGTCCCTGCCTATCAGCACAGAGCTTGATGACAACCTCACAGTtcccctcacttccatattggtGGGCAGTATCATTCTTTGA